The Streptomyces sp. NBC_00569 genomic sequence CCGTCGAAGGTGATTTTGCCGCTGAGGGGCTTGAGGAGTCCGGACAGGGTGCGCAGGGTGGTCGTCTTGCCGGCGCCGTTGGTGCCGATGAGGGTGACGACTTCGCCTTGTTGGACGCTGAAGGAGATTCCCTTGACGGCTTCGATCTTGCCGTAGGCGACCTTGAGGTCTTCTACTTCGAGGAGCGCGCTCACTGGTCGTCTCCTTCCGTTGCGTGTGCTTCCGCGGCTTCGACTGCGGCTGCGGCGGTGTCTTCGGGGGCGCCTTCGAAGGGTTCGCCGAGGTAGGCGGCGATGACGCGTTCGTCGCCCTGGACGACTTCGGAGGTGCCTTCGACGAGCTTTTCGCCTTGGACGAGGCAGGCGACGCGGTCGCTGAGGTTGAAGATGAAGCGCATGTCGTGCTCGATGACGAGGACGGCGATGCCGCGGTCGCGGATGGCGAAGACGAGGTCTTCGGTGGCGCGGGTCTCCTGCGGGTTCATCCCGGCGGTGGGCTCGTCGAGGAGGAGCAGGCCGGGCTCGCTGGCCATGGCGCGGGCGATTTCGAGCTTGCGCTGTTCGCCGTAGGGGAGGTTGCGGGAGAGGTGGTCTGCCTTGTGGGCGAGGCCGATGAACTCCAGCAGTTCCATGGCGTGTTCGCGGGAGGTCGCTTCTGCCTTGCGGAAGCCGGGGCCGCGGAGGAGGGCGGACCAGAGGCCTTCCTTGGTGCGGGTGTGGCGGCCGACGAGGACGTTTTCCAGGACGGTCATGTTGGCGAAGAGCCGGATGTTCTGGAAGGTGCGGGCGATGCCGGCGCTGGTGACGAGGTGCGGCTTGGGGGGCAGCACGGTGCCTTTGTAGGCGACTTTGCCCTCGGTGGGGACGTAGAGGCCGGTGAGGCAGTTGAAGAAGGTGGTCTTGCCCGCGCCGTTGGGGCCGATGAGGCCGACGATCTCTCCGGCGTTGACGGTGAGGTCGACGTTGCGTACGGCGGTGAGGCCGCCGAAGCGCATGGTGACGCCGGTGGCTTCGAGGACGGGGCTGAGGGCTGTGGTGGTGGTCATGGTGGTTACGCCCCTGCCTTGGTGACGCCGACGGTGGAGTCGGGCAGGCCCTGTTCGGGGATGTGGACGGTGTCGTCGCTCTCGTGGAACTCGAGTTGGCGGCGGCGGTTGGCGATGATGCCTTCGGGGCGGAAGCGCATGAGGAGGACGAGTGCGACGCCGAAGGCGAGGAGCTGGTACTCCTTCAGGAAGCTGAGCTTCTCGGGGAGCATGTAGAGGAGGGTGGCGCCGAGGATCGGTCCGTTGACGGTGCCCATGCCGCCGAGGACGACGGCGGCGAGGAGGAACGCGGAGTTCGGGGGCACGGAGCCGGCGAACTGGTACGGGGCCGGGTTGACGCTGTAGCCGACGTGGGCGCTGACCGTTCCGGCGAGGCCGGCGAGGGAGGCGCCGAGGGCGAAGGCGATGAGCTTGACGCGGAAGCCGTTGATGCCCATGGCGGTGGCGGCGGTCTCGTCCTCGCGGATGGCGATCCAGGAGCGGCCGATGCGGGAGTCCGCGGCGCGGTTGAAGACGAGGACGACGATCGCGGTGATGAGCAGCATCAGCAGGAAGTAGTTCGCGAAGCGGCCGAGGGTGATTCCGCCGACGTCGTGGGTGCTTCCGAAGTTGAACCCGAAGATGTTGAGGTCCGGGATCATGGAGATGCCGTTGGGGCCGTTGGTGAGGTTGGGGCCGGAGGTGCCGTCGAGGTTATTGACGGTGATGCGGAAGATCTCTCCGAAGCCCAGGGTCACGATGGCGAGGTAGTCGCCGCGCAGGCGCAGGGTGGGGGCGCCGATGAGGACGCCGAAGACGAGCGACGCGAGCATGCCGGTGAGCATGGCGGCCCAGAAGGGGAACTGGACGCCGGTGAAGCGGGAGAACTCGGAGCCGGAGACGAGGGCGGCCGCGTAGGCGCCGACGCCGAGGAAGGCGACGTATCCGAGGTCGAGGAGGCCGGTGAGGCCGACGACGATGTTGAGGCCGAGGGCGACGGTGGCGACGACGAGGATGTTCACGCCGAGGTTGGAGTTGTGCTCGTTGTTCTCGACGAAGGGGAAGAGCGCTGCCGCGAGGAAGGCCATGGAGGTGGCGAATCCCTTGTGGCCGGCGTTGAGCTGCGCGAAGCGGTCGAACAGTCCTGCGCTGAACAGGGACCAGGTGCCGAGGACGACGAGGAAGATGTAGCCCAGGAACGTTTCGCTCGCGTCGGGGTCGACGCCGACGCCGTAGGCGAAGACGATCAGCGCGAGGGCGGTGGCGCCGGTGATGACGAGGCGTTCGCCCCAGGCGGGGAGCTGGGCGGCCGGGGGGATGCGTCCGGGCTTGGTGACGAAGTCTTTGAAGGTGTCACCGGGCTTGGGGAGCGCGAGGGCGCCGGCCAGGGCGATGGCGGAGCCGACGGCGGCGATGTAGGCGCCGGGGTCGAGTGCGACGAGGCCCTTGAGGTCGACGGCGATCGCGATGGCGCTGAACCAGCTGACGGCGAACGCGGCAGCGGTGGCGAGGAGCACGGGCTGGGTGGCGCGTGCCGGGTTGAGCCAGCCGAGGCCGCGGACGTCGAAGAGGGTCAGGGCGAAGAGGAGGGTGAGGGCGCCGGCGACGAGGTCGAGGATCTGGAGTCCGGCCGGGGAGCCGTAGTAGGTGAGGTCCCCGGGGAAGTCGGACGTGTAGGTCCAGGACATGAAGGCGCTGGCGATGGTGGCGACGGCGCCGACGGCGATGAGGATGCGGGCCGTGGTCTGGGGGAGCGCGATGAGACCGCGGGCAGGGGTGGTGGTGTCTGTGGTTGCCATGGTGCTCACGCCCTGTCCGCGACGCGTTCGCCGATGAGGCCTTGTGGCCTGAACAGCAGTACGAGGATGAGGAGTACGAAGGCCCAGACGGAGGACCAGCCGCCGCCGCCGAGCTGCTGCATGCCGGGGATGCCGTCGATGTAGCTGGTGGCCATGGTTTCGGCGAGGCCGAGGACCAGGCCGCCGATCATGGCGCCGTAGATGTTGCCGATGCCGCCGAGGACGGCCGCGGTGAAGGCCTTGAGGCCCATCTGGAAGCCCATGTCGTACTTGACCGTGCCGTAGCGCAGGCCGTACGAGACGGCTGCGACGGCGGCGAAGAAGCCGCCGATGGCGAAGGCGATGACGATGATGCGGTTGGTGTCGATGCCCATGAGCTGCGCGGTGTCAGGGTCCTGCGCGGTGGCCTGCATGGCGCGGCCGGTGCGGGAGAGGCTGACGAACAGGGCGAGGGCCGCCATGCAGAGGGGGGCGGCGATGATGACGAAGACGCTGCCGCTCTGGATGCTGATGGAGCCGATGTGGACGGGTCCGAAGGGCAGTTGGGGGAACTTGAGGTCGTTCTTGGCGTTCGGGTACCAGTTGAAGACGACCTGCTGGAGCGCGAGCGACAGACCGATGGCGGTGATCAGCGGGGCGAGGCGTGGTGCTCCGCGCAGTGGTCGGTAGGCGAAGCGTTCGGCCCCGATGGCGATGAGGACGGAGACGATTCCGCCGCCTATCAGCATCGCGGGGAGGGCTATCCACATGGATGTGCCGTTGGGTAGAACGTAGAGGTAGACCGTGAGTGCGCCGAAGCCGCCGGTCATGAAGATCTCGCCGTGGGCGAAGTTGATGAGCTGGACGATGCCGTACACCATCGTGTAGCCGATGGCGATCAGCCCGTACATCGAGCCGAGGAACAGCCCGTTGGCCAGCTGCTGCGGCAGGGTGTTCACCGCATGGCCTCCATGTGGTGGGGAGAGGTTGAGCAGGGCGTATGAAGCGGGCCGCGCGGTGACGGGTGGTCATGGCCGCGCGGCCCAGGGGTGGTGCTGGGGGCGTGTCCCGGTGGTTTCGACCGGGTCGGCGGTTCGGTGGGGCCGTGGCCCTCGGTGACCGAACCGCCTGGTGGCCCGGGGTGGTGCGGATCAGCCGTTGAACGTGCCGCTCTTGACGGCCTTCCACTTGCCGTCGACGACCTGGTAGACGGTGAGCTGCTTGTTCGTGGTGTCGCCGTACTCGTCGAAGGAGACGGGGCCGGCGATGCCGTCGAACTTGGTCTTCTGGACCTCGCCGACGATCTTGGTGCGGGCGTCGGAGGGGACCTTGCCGTCCTTCACGACGTTGCCGATCGCCTTGATGATGGCGGTGGCGGCGTCGTAGGAGTAGCCGCCGTACGTGCCGTAGTCGCCCTTGAGGCCGGAGGCCTTGTACTTCTTGATGAAGTCGGCGGCGGAGGGCAGGGAGTCGACGGGCTGGCCGACCGAGGTGGCGAGGTCGCCTTCGGAGGTCTTGCCGGCGGTCTGGATGTAGGTGTCGCTGAACATGCCGTCACCGCCGAACAGCGGGACCTTGGCTCCGCCGTCCTTGAGCTGCTTGGTGAGCTTCTCGGACTCGTCGTACTGGCCGCCGTAGTAGACGAGGTCGGCCTTGGAGTTCTTGATCTTGGTGACGAGGGCGGAGAAGTCCGTGTCGCCGGTGTTGACGTGGTCCTCGCCCGTGACCTTGCCGCCGGCCTTGGTGAAGCCGGCCTTGAAGAGCTTGGCGAGGCCGGCACCGTAGGTCTGCTTGTCGTCGACGACGAACACCTTGCGCTTCTTCAGCGTGCTGTAGGCGTAGTCGGCCGCGAAGCCGCCCTGCAGGGCGTCGGTGGTGGCGGTGCGGAAGTAGGTCTTGAACGGGCGGGACTTGGAGGTCTGCCAGTTCTTGCCCTGGGTGAGCTCGGGGGCCGTGTTGGACGGAGAGATCTCGACCAGGTTGGCGGTGGCGAAGACCTGCTGCATCTGGGTGGCGACACCGGAGTTCAGCGGGCCGACGACGCCGAGGACCTTCTCGTTCTGGACGAGCTGGGTGGCGTTGGACTGGCCCTGGGCCGGGATCGCCTTGTCGTCGAGCGCCTGGACCTTGAAGGTCACGCCGGGAACGGTGTTGTTCTTGTTGGCGTCGTTCACGGCGATCTGCACGCCGCCCTGGATGCCGAGGCCGGTGGCGGAGTTCTGGCCGGTGAGCGGGGCGTCGACGCCGATGACGACGGTGGTCTTCTTGCTGCTGTCGCTGCCCTTGTTGTCGTCGCGCGATCCGCAGGCGGTGAGCGTGAGTGCTCCGGTGGTGAGCACGGTGGTCATGATGAGCAAGGAACGGTGTCGCACGATCAATCCTCTCCCTGGCGCGGCCCCCGTGGTTGGGGGCCGTGTGTCTCGCCGGGCCGTACTGGGGTGGTACAGGGCCGTGCAGCAGACGCGCCCGGCGGCGCGGTGACTGGCCGTGACTATAAGCGCAGGTGGGTGGGGTGGGGAGCTGAGGAGGGAAGGATGTGACGCTCTTGTTATGACGCGGTGCTCGTCGGTGGGTGCAGTGGGGGCGATTGGGACTTCTGGCCGGAAGGCGTCGGCGCTCGCATGTAGAGAACATGCTGTTCCGCTACGGAACTTGGGGTGATCTTGATCCTTACGGGCGGGAGTGTGCCGTCGGGGAGGCCGATGCCGGGCGCTTCGGGGAGCGGTGGCTCGCGCTCCGCATTGCTCTGTTGCGGCAGAGGTAACTGATTGTTACTTCCGTGTGAGATCCGTTCGCGGTCCGCGGGGCGGCCCATGCCCCCTTGGTGCGGTCCGCAGGCGGCGTGCGGTGAGGTGGCGAGATCGCGGGGGCAGGCGCCGCCGAAGAGGTAGCTGTGCTGCTGCTGTGCCTGACGGTTCCGTAGGCCGAGGTCGAGGTGCGGCAGCGTGAGGCCGGGCGGCAGGGCGGCGCACTTGTGTACGGAGATGAGCACAGTGAGGGGTTTCGGGGTGCCGCCCTTCACTGTCAGTGGCAGCGCGGAGGTGGCGTGTGTACTCAATTCCGCCAGTCGGGTGCGCACTTGACGGATGATCACGGGATGGGTGTCGCGTAGGGAGACGGTGCAGCGGAAGGTGGCGGCGCGCGGGTG encodes the following:
- a CDS encoding ABC transporter ATP-binding protein, with protein sequence MTTTTALSPVLEATGVTMRFGGLTAVRNVDLTVNAGEIVGLIGPNGAGKTTFFNCLTGLYVPTEGKVAYKGTVLPPKPHLVTSAGIARTFQNIRLFANMTVLENVLVGRHTRTKEGLWSALLRGPGFRKAEATSREHAMELLEFIGLAHKADHLSRNLPYGEQRKLEIARAMASEPGLLLLDEPTAGMNPQETRATEDLVFAIRDRGIAVLVIEHDMRFIFNLSDRVACLVQGEKLVEGTSEVVQGDERVIAAYLGEPFEGAPEDTAAAAVEAAEAHATEGDDQ
- a CDS encoding branched-chain amino acid ABC transporter permease — its product is MATTDTTTPARGLIALPQTTARILIAVGAVATIASAFMSWTYTSDFPGDLTYYGSPAGLQILDLVAGALTLLFALTLFDVRGLGWLNPARATQPVLLATAAAFAVSWFSAIAIAVDLKGLVALDPGAYIAAVGSAIALAGALALPKPGDTFKDFVTKPGRIPPAAQLPAWGERLVITGATALALIVFAYGVGVDPDASETFLGYIFLVVLGTWSLFSAGLFDRFAQLNAGHKGFATSMAFLAAALFPFVENNEHNSNLGVNILVVATVALGLNIVVGLTGLLDLGYVAFLGVGAYAAALVSGSEFSRFTGVQFPFWAAMLTGMLASLVFGVLIGAPTLRLRGDYLAIVTLGFGEIFRITVNNLDGTSGPNLTNGPNGISMIPDLNIFGFNFGSTHDVGGITLGRFANYFLLMLLITAIVVLVFNRAADSRIGRSWIAIREDETAATAMGINGFRVKLIAFALGASLAGLAGTVSAHVGYSVNPAPYQFAGSVPPNSAFLLAAVVLGGMGTVNGPILGATLLYMLPEKLSFLKEYQLLAFGVALVLLMRFRPEGIIANRRRQLEFHESDDTVHIPEQGLPDSTVGVTKAGA
- a CDS encoding branched-chain amino acid ABC transporter permease, which codes for MNTLPQQLANGLFLGSMYGLIAIGYTMVYGIVQLINFAHGEIFMTGGFGALTVYLYVLPNGTSMWIALPAMLIGGGIVSVLIAIGAERFAYRPLRGAPRLAPLITAIGLSLALQQVVFNWYPNAKNDLKFPQLPFGPVHIGSISIQSGSVFVIIAAPLCMAALALFVSLSRTGRAMQATAQDPDTAQLMGIDTNRIIVIAFAIGGFFAAVAAVSYGLRYGTVKYDMGFQMGLKAFTAAVLGGIGNIYGAMIGGLVLGLAETMATSYIDGIPGMQQLGGGGWSSVWAFVLLILVLLFRPQGLIGERVADRA
- a CDS encoding branched-chain amino acid ABC transporter substrate-binding protein is translated as MTTVLTTGALTLTACGSRDDNKGSDSSKKTTVVIGVDAPLTGQNSATGLGIQGGVQIAVNDANKNNTVPGVTFKVQALDDKAIPAQGQSNATQLVQNEKVLGVVGPLNSGVATQMQQVFATANLVEISPSNTAPELTQGKNWQTSKSRPFKTYFRTATTDALQGGFAADYAYSTLKKRKVFVVDDKQTYGAGLAKLFKAGFTKAGGKVTGEDHVNTGDTDFSALVTKIKNSKADLVYYGGQYDESEKLTKQLKDGGAKVPLFGGDGMFSDTYIQTAGKTSEGDLATSVGQPVDSLPSAADFIKKYKASGLKGDYGTYGGYSYDAATAIIKAIGNVVKDGKVPSDARTKIVGEVQKTKFDGIAGPVSFDEYGDTTNKQLTVYQVVDGKWKAVKSGTFNG